From a single Nocardioides panacis genomic region:
- a CDS encoding DUF7144 family membrane protein — protein MSNISGTRAVPTGWVGWVVFAGLMMIINGFMNAISGVAAIAKDEVYVVGRHASVLLDVTAFGWIHLVLGIVVATSGFFVIRGASWAIAVAVVVTSLNMLTQMMQLPSYPFWALLIITIDVLVLWALIVHGSEATELE, from the coding sequence ATGTCGAACATCAGCGGAACCCGAGCGGTGCCCACGGGATGGGTCGGCTGGGTCGTCTTCGCCGGTCTGATGATGATCATCAACGGCTTCATGAACGCGATCTCGGGCGTCGCGGCGATCGCGAAGGACGAGGTCTACGTGGTCGGTCGGCACGCGTCGGTGCTGCTCGACGTGACGGCCTTCGGCTGGATCCACCTGGTGCTCGGGATCGTGGTCGCGACCTCCGGCTTCTTCGTGATCCGCGGCGCCTCGTGGGCGATCGCGGTGGCCGTCGTCGTCACGTCGCTGAACATGCTCACGCAGATGATGCAGCTCCCGTCGTACCCCTTCTGGGCGCTGCTGATCATCACCATCGACGTCCTGGTGCTGTGGGCGCTGATCGTGCACGGGAGCGAGGCGACCGAGCTCGAGTAG
- a CDS encoding HdeD family acid-resistance protein has translation MAEHAQGRTASDLILGALIVLLGLVVLGHTLVATKVSLLFLGWLLFAGGVVTLAATLFRIGKDGFWLGALGGGLMTVLGIVFLRHTHAAAVTVTLVAGAMFLATGLARLVAAFQTPAARVPLLVSGVVSTFLGLLVLFNLVDASLVFLGIMLGVELLAEGVAIMIVGRDTLGTARAGRIASAT, from the coding sequence ATGGCCGAGCACGCGCAGGGCCGGACCGCCAGCGACCTGATCCTCGGAGCACTGATCGTCCTGCTGGGGCTGGTCGTCCTGGGGCACACGCTGGTCGCCACCAAGGTCTCGCTGCTGTTCCTGGGCTGGCTGCTCTTCGCCGGCGGCGTGGTCACCCTGGCGGCGACGCTGTTCCGGATCGGCAAGGACGGGTTCTGGCTCGGGGCGCTCGGCGGCGGGCTGATGACGGTGCTGGGCATCGTCTTCCTGCGGCACACCCACGCGGCGGCCGTCACCGTCACCCTGGTGGCCGGCGCGATGTTCCTCGCCACCGGTCTCGCCCGGCTGGTGGCGGCGTTCCAGACGCCGGCGGCCCGGGTGCCGCTGCTGGTCAGCGGCGTGGTGTCGACGTTCCTGGGCCTGCTGGTGCTGTTCAACCTCGTGGACGCGTCCCTGGTGTTCCTCGGGATCATGCTCGGCGTGGAGCTGCTCGCCGAGGGCGTCGCGATCATGATCGTCGGGCGCGACACCCTGGGCACGGCGCGCGCGGGACGCATCGCCTCGGCCACCTGA
- a CDS encoding LssY C-terminal domain-containing protein yields MNFSTGYHSHNGGGDRIETDGDLPVLELARVEAPPRPPAPLPPPILRAPPPTVFGAAVAAGRGLLSLAVAGLVAVSGDASGLVGSDATAATVTATVLAFAAVGLLDLWLARAVVRGSTAARVLLLLLSTVFILDTAVSNLSGGPRPTLGNGLPAVTLSILLMLALSSTRAREYAAARGPATRTPVTRTQPSPGS; encoded by the coding sequence GTGAACTTCTCCACCGGCTACCACTCGCACAACGGCGGCGGGGACCGCATCGAGACCGACGGCGACCTGCCGGTCCTCGAGCTCGCGCGGGTCGAGGCTCCCCCGAGGCCGCCGGCGCCGCTGCCGCCCCCGATCCTGCGGGCGCCGCCGCCGACGGTCTTCGGCGCCGCCGTGGCCGCGGGGCGCGGCCTGCTGTCCCTCGCCGTCGCGGGGCTCGTGGCGGTGTCCGGAGACGCCTCGGGGCTCGTGGGCAGCGACGCGACGGCAGCCACCGTCACCGCCACCGTCCTGGCCTTCGCCGCGGTCGGCCTGCTCGACCTGTGGCTCGCCCGGGCGGTCGTGCGGGGCAGCACGGCGGCCCGGGTCCTGCTGCTGCTGCTCAGCACGGTGTTCATCCTCGACACGGCGGTCAGCAACCTGTCCGGCGGCCCGCGGCCGACGCTGGGCAACGGGCTGCCGGCGGTGACCCTGAGCATCCTGCTGATGCTCGCGCTCAGCAGCACCCGGGCCCGCGAGTACGCCGCCGCGCGTGGTCCCGCCACCCGGACCCCCGTCACCCGGACCCAGCCGTCGCCCGGCAGCTGA
- a CDS encoding MmcQ/YjbR family DNA-binding protein gives MPTRIAEFFELVDQLPEVRRTDHGRYVRVMVGDRTFGYLWPATSTVGLKQTVAEQLSLVAERPDVFEVQFTSGGFGWVVLRLAGVERDELAELAFEAWRLTAPDDLVAARDDRLPT, from the coding sequence GTGCCGACACGCATCGCGGAGTTCTTCGAGCTCGTGGACCAACTGCCGGAGGTCCGGCGCACGGACCACGGCCGCTACGTGAGGGTGATGGTCGGCGACCGGACGTTCGGCTACCTGTGGCCGGCGACCAGCACCGTGGGGCTCAAGCAGACCGTCGCCGAGCAGCTGTCGCTGGTCGCCGAGCGGCCCGACGTCTTCGAGGTGCAGTTCACCTCCGGCGGGTTCGGCTGGGTGGTGCTGCGCCTCGCGGGGGTCGAGCGCGACGAGCTCGCCGAGCTGGCCTTCGAGGCCTGGCGGCTGACCGCCCCGGACGACCTCGTCGCCGCCCGCGACGACCGGTTGCCGACCTGA
- a CDS encoding SGNH/GDSL hydrolase family protein produces the protein MAPQLDALSGDTQLVTMTIGGNDGNTFIGSILSCGTAGLSTLGQGSPCRDRYGSSFADAIRTSTYPALVRTLQAVHAKSPTADVAILGYPWILPETVGCFDRMPIATGDVPYLRGIQATLNDAVRRAAAATGSTYVDLSGVSEGHDACQPIGVRWVEPVLQGTNPVVVHPNALGESRMAAQTLRVLHVG, from the coding sequence GTGGCACCGCAGCTGGACGCGCTGAGCGGCGACACCCAGCTGGTCACGATGACGATCGGCGGCAACGACGGCAACACCTTCATCGGCTCGATCCTCTCCTGCGGCACGGCCGGGCTGTCCACGCTCGGCCAGGGCAGCCCGTGCCGGGACCGCTACGGCTCCTCGTTCGCCGACGCGATCCGGACCAGCACCTACCCGGCGCTCGTCAGGACGCTGCAGGCGGTCCACGCGAAGTCCCCGACCGCCGACGTGGCGATCCTCGGCTACCCGTGGATCCTGCCCGAGACGGTCGGCTGCTTCGACCGGATGCCGATCGCCACCGGGGACGTCCCCTACCTGCGCGGCATCCAGGCCACCCTCAACGACGCCGTGCGCCGGGCCGCCGCCGCGACCGGGTCGACGTACGTCGACCTCTCCGGCGTCTCGGAGGGCCACGACGCCTGCCAGCCGATCGGGGTGCGCTGGGTGGAGCCGGTGCTGCAGGGCACCAACCCGGTCGTCGTGCACCCCAACGCGCTCGGCGAGTCGCGGATGGCGGCGCAGACGCTCCGGGTCCTGCACGTCGGCTGA
- a CDS encoding glycoside hydrolase family 6 protein, with protein sequence MTRSARPSARRLRRLLVPLLAGTALVAGGLGASSVALGTPAAGHPAARTAYAAGNPLADRPWGVYQGRGDQAWQPYAAATGARKQLLATIALRPKAKWFGAWIPNTQIAGKVRAYVAASQAGNPEALVQLTLFAMKPWEHDACRRLPTAAEQASYADWTNRVADALGDAHAAVVLQPDGPFALCAPGGSTVPSSMIAAAARRLSAQPNTSVYIEAGSADWPAPGRQGGVDAAVRLLVQGGIGSARGFALNGTHYSSTVDEVARGAAIVRALEARGIVGKHFVVNTSSNGHPFTFGSYTGPDPDNAFVCRTRSDPLARTCVTLGIPPTTEVADPRWGLPAATRDLAAQYVDGYLWFGRPWLYRQADPFVMARALRLVASTPY encoded by the coding sequence ATGACCCGTTCCGCCCGTCCGTCCGCCCGTCGGCTGCGCCGGCTGCTGGTCCCGCTGCTCGCCGGCACCGCCCTCGTCGCCGGGGGCCTCGGCGCCTCCTCGGTGGCGCTCGGCACCCCGGCCGCCGGGCACCCGGCCGCGCGCACGGCGTACGCCGCCGGCAACCCGCTCGCGGACCGCCCGTGGGGGGTCTACCAGGGTCGTGGCGACCAGGCCTGGCAGCCGTACGCCGCAGCGACCGGAGCCCGCAAGCAGCTGCTCGCCACGATCGCGCTGCGTCCGAAGGCGAAGTGGTTCGGGGCCTGGATCCCGAACACGCAGATCGCCGGCAAGGTCCGGGCCTACGTCGCGGCGTCGCAGGCCGGGAACCCCGAGGCGCTCGTGCAGCTCACGCTGTTCGCCATGAAGCCGTGGGAGCACGACGCCTGCCGGCGCCTGCCCACCGCCGCCGAGCAGGCCTCCTACGCGGACTGGACGAACCGGGTGGCCGACGCCCTTGGGGACGCCCACGCGGCGGTCGTGCTGCAGCCCGACGGCCCCTTCGCGCTGTGCGCGCCGGGCGGCTCGACCGTGCCGTCCTCGATGATCGCCGCCGCGGCGCGCCGGCTCTCCGCACAGCCGAACACCAGCGTCTACATCGAGGCCGGCTCCGCGGACTGGCCGGCCCCGGGCCGGCAGGGCGGGGTGGACGCCGCCGTACGCCTGCTGGTGCAGGGCGGGATCGGCTCCGCCCGCGGCTTCGCGCTCAACGGGACGCACTACTCCTCGACGGTCGACGAGGTGGCCAGGGGCGCCGCCATCGTCCGGGCGCTCGAGGCCCGCGGCATCGTCGGCAAGCACTTCGTGGTGAACACCTCCTCCAACGGTCACCCGTTCACCTTCGGCTCCTACACCGGACCGGACCCGGACAACGCGTTCGTCTGCAGGACCCGCTCCGACCCGCTGGCCCGGACCTGCGTGACCCTGGGCATCCCGCCCACCACGGAGGTCGCCGACCCGCGGTGGGGACTGCCCGCGGCGACGCGGGACCTGGCCGCGCAGTACGTCGACGGGTACCTCTGGTTCGGGCGCCCGTGGCTCTACCGGCAGGCCGACCCGTTCGTGATGGCGCGGGCCCTGCGACTGGTCGCCTCCACGCCGTACTGA
- a CDS encoding TfoX/Sxy family protein, translating to MAYDAELADRIRDVLQGEPDLTEKRMFGGLAFLVRGHLAVSASGRGGLLLRVDPALTDSLVAAPHVRRFEMRGREMDGWLHVDDEVVRTDEQLARWVGHGLDYVRTLPTG from the coding sequence ATGGCGTACGACGCGGAGCTCGCGGACCGCATCCGCGACGTCCTGCAGGGCGAGCCCGACCTCACCGAGAAGCGGATGTTCGGCGGGCTCGCCTTCCTGGTGCGCGGGCACCTCGCGGTCAGCGCCAGCGGCCGCGGCGGGCTGCTGCTGCGGGTCGACCCGGCGCTCACCGACTCGCTGGTGGCCGCCCCGCACGTCCGGCGGTTCGAGATGCGCGGCCGGGAGATGGACGGCTGGCTGCACGTCGACGACGAGGTGGTCCGCACCGACGAGCAGCTCGCCCGGTGGGTCGGGCACGGGCTGGACTACGTGCGGACGCTGCCGACCGGCTAG
- a CDS encoding serine/threonine-protein kinase, translated as MIAGRYSLDREIGRGGMGAVWLGHDEVLGRDVALKRIGMLPGADSTDLARVEREARLTARLSHPNVVAVFDLVTDTETDAHWLVMEYVEGVTLARLVRERGPLSPDEAAPLLRQVADALVAAHAAGIVHRDVKPSNIMVARDGRVKLADFGIARTATDPALTQTGLVTGSPAYLAPEVAAGERGDESVDVWSLGATAFHVLAGRPPYDLGDNMLGGLYRIVNDEPPAPEGAGWMAPMVAGSMVKDPAGRWSMTQVRDFLADPARPVPAGAAAPTEVVAPVPAPVPAPGTVSSRRLPRRGVVALLVGLAAVLAVVLVTTRPDREPTAAPDPATSPSGTPSATGTPTGTPTGTPSGTPTGTPTSDTAPQGPTAAGMKSFIRAYVAALSSDPDTAWTMLTPKFQRQSGGLDTYRRFWDGVGNGTILALSADPRTLVVSYRVRFDHFGTGRRPTTLDLAFDNGRYRIDSERTQGFVPAG; from the coding sequence GTGATCGCAGGCAGGTACTCGCTCGACCGCGAGATCGGACGTGGCGGCATGGGCGCGGTCTGGCTCGGGCACGACGAGGTGCTCGGCCGCGACGTCGCCCTGAAGCGGATCGGGATGCTCCCCGGGGCCGACAGCACCGACCTGGCTCGGGTCGAGCGCGAGGCGCGGCTGACGGCCCGGCTGAGCCACCCGAACGTGGTCGCGGTGTTCGACCTCGTCACCGACACCGAGACCGACGCGCACTGGCTGGTGATGGAGTACGTCGAGGGGGTGACCCTGGCCCGGCTGGTCCGGGAGCGCGGCCCGCTGTCCCCCGACGAGGCGGCGCCGCTGCTGCGCCAGGTCGCCGACGCCCTGGTCGCCGCGCACGCGGCCGGGATCGTGCACCGCGACGTGAAGCCGTCGAACATCATGGTCGCCCGCGACGGCCGGGTGAAGCTGGCCGACTTCGGCATCGCGCGGACCGCCACCGACCCCGCGCTCACGCAGACCGGCCTGGTGACCGGGTCCCCGGCCTACCTGGCCCCCGAGGTCGCGGCCGGGGAGCGCGGGGACGAGTCCGTCGACGTCTGGTCGCTGGGCGCCACCGCCTTCCACGTGCTGGCCGGGCGGCCGCCGTACGACCTGGGCGACAACATGCTCGGCGGGCTCTACCGCATCGTCAACGACGAGCCGCCCGCACCGGAAGGCGCCGGCTGGATGGCCCCGATGGTGGCCGGCTCCATGGTCAAGGACCCCGCGGGCCGGTGGTCGATGACGCAGGTCCGGGACTTCCTCGCCGACCCGGCGCGGCCGGTGCCGGCCGGTGCGGCCGCCCCCACCGAGGTCGTCGCGCCGGTGCCCGCGCCGGTGCCCGCGCCCGGCACGGTCTCGTCCCGCCGGTTGCCGCGCCGGGGCGTGGTCGCGCTGCTGGTCGGCCTCGCCGCGGTGCTCGCCGTGGTGCTGGTCACGACCCGCCCCGACCGGGAGCCGACCGCCGCGCCCGACCCGGCCACGAGCCCGAGCGGGACGCCGTCCGCCACGGGCACCCCCACGGGCACCCCCACGGGCACCCCCTCGGGCACCCCCACGGGCACCCCCACGAGCGACACGGCGCCCCAGGGGCCCACCGCCGCCGGGATGAAGTCCTTCATCCGCGCCTACGTGGCCGCGCTCTCCTCCGACCCGGACACCGCCTGGACCATGCTCACCCCGAAGTTCCAGCGGCAGAGCGGCGGTCTGGACACCTACCGCCGCTTCTGGGACGGCGTCGGGAACGGCACGATCCTCGCGCTGTCCGCGGACCCGCGCACGCTCGTGGTCAGCTACCGCGTCCGCTTCGACCACTTCGGGACCGGCCGCCGGCCGACGACCCTGGACCTCGCGTTCGACAACGGCCGCTACCGCATCGACAGCGAGCGCACCCAGGGGTTCGTGCCGGCGGGCTGA
- a CDS encoding putative bifunctional diguanylate cyclase/phosphodiesterase: MAVGGLSVPQRAVRLVLVLGVLACEFWFLLHVYHLDDRVDAEHVAWVRATTAVTASDPAVAPAPVRSALAGLGESGAPGAARAAALGRRWTSTYDAGDRSRLLTALDATGRAIDAEQAATGRTVVLLVGGLFVVVCIGWFTWFNRLARRHRAVQRELTERQVVDAGERRLTALVHNSADVVLTLDGDSTATFVSPASQAVLGIPADELTGRRVVDLVAEDDRAGFVQLLTGSLHRERNLSIRMRHADGRVLVVEGTLNDLRDDTAVACWVLTLRDVTDRTRLQEELTHQAFHDSLTGLANRQLFRDRLAHALHRPDAPALAVLFIDLDDFKLVNDGLGHGVGDRLLVTVSERILGALEDHDTAARLGGDEFAVLLEDTDETAAALIAERLLLALGDPIDLEGVTHTVRASIGIATAHAGELGDVELMRNADAAMYLAKEQGKGSVAVYDHSLHARAMDELSVRIQLRQALAQEQLVLHFQPTVDLDTQEITGFEALVRWNHPERGQLPPADFIAVAEQSGLIVPLGTWVLRRACAAGAELQAGAVRPTMAVNVASQQLSDPAFADLVLAALADSGLPADRLVLEITETALLADVDSAVTALSRLRTHGIRVAIDDFGTGYSSLSHLSRLPIDVLKVDKSFIDRLGGASDDTSLVEAIIAMSAALNLVLVAEGIELVEQARWLHRNGSQQGQGFLWSRPVELERAQLLLGSGVRRLLEPVELALVPAADAGGRP, translated from the coding sequence ATGGCGGTCGGCGGGTTGAGCGTGCCGCAGCGCGCGGTCCGGCTCGTGCTCGTGCTGGGCGTCCTGGCCTGCGAGTTCTGGTTCCTGCTGCACGTCTACCACCTCGACGACCGCGTGGACGCCGAGCACGTCGCGTGGGTGCGGGCCACCACGGCCGTGACCGCCTCGGACCCCGCCGTGGCGCCCGCGCCGGTCCGCTCCGCCCTGGCCGGGCTGGGCGAGTCCGGCGCACCGGGTGCGGCCCGGGCCGCCGCCCTGGGCCGCCGCTGGACGAGCACGTACGACGCCGGCGACCGGTCCCGCCTGCTGACGGCACTCGACGCCACCGGCCGCGCCATCGACGCCGAGCAGGCCGCGACCGGGCGCACGGTGGTGCTGCTGGTCGGCGGGCTGTTCGTGGTCGTCTGCATCGGCTGGTTCACCTGGTTCAACCGGCTGGCCCGTCGGCACCGCGCCGTGCAGAGGGAGCTCACCGAGCGGCAGGTCGTCGACGCCGGGGAGCGCCGGCTGACCGCGCTGGTGCACAACAGCGCCGACGTGGTGCTGACCCTGGACGGCGACTCCACCGCGACGTTCGTCAGCCCCGCGTCCCAGGCCGTGCTGGGCATCCCCGCCGACGAGCTCACCGGCCGCCGGGTCGTCGACCTGGTCGCCGAGGACGACCGCGCCGGCTTCGTGCAGCTGCTCACCGGCAGCCTGCACCGCGAGCGCAACCTCTCGATCCGGATGCGGCACGCCGACGGCCGCGTGCTCGTCGTCGAGGGCACCCTGAACGACCTGCGCGACGACACCGCGGTGGCCTGCTGGGTGCTGACCCTGCGCGACGTCACCGACCGCACCCGGCTCCAGGAGGAGCTGACGCACCAGGCCTTCCACGACTCCCTGACCGGACTCGCGAACCGGCAGCTCTTCCGCGACCGGCTCGCGCACGCGCTGCACCGCCCCGACGCCCCCGCCCTGGCCGTCCTCTTCATCGACCTGGACGACTTCAAGCTGGTCAACGACGGGCTCGGGCACGGTGTCGGCGACCGGCTGCTGGTCACCGTCTCGGAGCGGATCCTGGGCGCGCTGGAGGACCACGACACGGCCGCCCGGCTCGGCGGCGACGAGTTCGCGGTCCTGCTGGAGGACACCGACGAGACCGCCGCCGCACTGATCGCCGAGCGCCTGCTGCTGGCGCTCGGCGACCCGATCGACCTCGAGGGCGTCACCCACACGGTGCGCGCCAGCATCGGCATCGCCACCGCGCACGCCGGTGAGCTCGGCGACGTCGAGCTGATGCGCAACGCCGACGCCGCGATGTACCTCGCCAAGGAGCAGGGCAAGGGCAGCGTCGCGGTCTACGACCACAGCCTGCACGCCCGGGCGATGGACGAGCTGTCGGTGCGGATCCAGCTGCGCCAGGCACTGGCCCAGGAGCAGCTCGTGCTGCACTTCCAGCCCACCGTCGACCTGGACACCCAGGAGATCACCGGCTTCGAGGCACTGGTGCGCTGGAACCACCCGGAGCGGGGCCAGCTGCCACCGGCCGACTTCATCGCGGTCGCCGAGCAGTCCGGGCTGATCGTCCCGCTCGGCACCTGGGTGCTGCGCAGGGCCTGCGCCGCCGGCGCGGAGCTGCAGGCCGGGGCGGTCCGCCCCACGATGGCCGTCAACGTGGCGTCCCAGCAGCTGTCCGACCCCGCCTTCGCGGACCTGGTCCTGGCCGCCCTCGCCGACAGCGGCCTGCCCGCCGACCGGCTGGTCCTGGAGATCACCGAGACCGCGCTCCTCGCCGACGTCGACTCCGCCGTCACCGCGCTGAGCCGGCTGCGGACGCACGGCATCCGGGTGGCCATCGACGACTTCGGCACCGGCTACAGCTCGCTGTCGCACCTGTCCCGGCTGCCGATCGACGTGCTCAAGGTCGACAAGTCCTTCATCGACCGGCTGGGCGGGGCGTCGGACGACACGTCGCTGGTCGAGGCGATCATCGCGATGAGCGCCGCGCTCAACCTGGTCCTGGTCGCGGAGGGCATCGAGCTCGTGGAGCAGGCCCGCTGGCTGCACCGCAACGGCTCGCAGCAGGGCCAGGGCTTCCTCTGGTCGCGTCCGGTCGAGCTCGAGCGGGCCCAGCTGCTGCTCGGCTCGGGCGTCCGGCGGCTGCTGGAGCCGGTGGAGCTCGCACTGGTGCCCGCGGCTGACGCCGGGGGTCGCCCCTGA